The Medicago truncatula cultivar Jemalong A17 chromosome 4, MtrunA17r5.0-ANR, whole genome shotgun sequence genome includes a region encoding these proteins:
- the LOC11426124 gene encoding putative glucose-6-phosphate 1-epimerase has product MGHSAAVWDFRAATEFTKDWNGIDQVVLRTPQGASARVSLHGAQVTSWRNEQGEELLFTSCKTLSKAPKAIRGGIPICFPQFGNCGSLELHGFARNKMWAIDENPPPLPPNDSSGKSFVDLLLRLSEEDVKCWPHSFEFRLRVSLTTDGDLTLISRVRNINAKPFSFSFAYHTYLLVSDISEIRVEGLETLDYLDNLSQKARVTEQGDAVTFESEVDRVYLSSPNIIAVLDHERKRTYIIRKEGLPDVAVWNPWEKKSKSMVDFGDEEYKQMLCVDGAVIEKPVNLKPGEEWTGRIQLSVVRSSFCSDRLGLDRSGI; this is encoded by the exons atgggGCATTCGGCAGCTGTGTGGGACTTCAGAGCAGCAACTGAATTTACAAAGGACTGGAATGGAATCGATCAAGTTGTACTTCGGACCCCACAAGGCGCTTCGGCACGG GTAAGCTTACATGGAGCGCAGGTCACTTCATGGCGTAATGAGCAGGGGGAAGAACTGCTATTCACAAGCTGCAAG ACACTTTCGAAGGCGCCAAAAGCAATACGAGGAGGAATTCCAATATGTTTTCCACAG TTTGGAAACTGTGGATCGCTGGAGCTGCATGGatttgcaagaaataaaatgtgGGCAATTGACGAGAATCCTCCTCCTCTGCCTCCTAATGATTCCAGTGGAAAATCCTTTGTCGACCTGCTACTCAGATTATCTGAAGAAGATGTGAAGTGCTGGCCACATAG TTTTGAGTTCCGCCTTCGAGTGTCTCTTACAACAGATGGAGACCTAACCCTGATATCACGAGTGAGGAATATCAATGCCAAGCCATTTAGTTTCTCATTTGCATACCACACATACTTGTTGGTTTCTGACATAAG TGAGATAAGGGTTGAAGGTCTTGAGACACTTGATTACCTGGACAACCTTTCCCAAAAAGCACGAGTTACAGAACAAGGAGATGCTGTAACATTTGAATCCGAG GTGGATCGTGTTTATCTTAGCTCCCCAAACATAATCGCAGTTCTAGATCATGAGAGGAAACGAACATATATTATAAGAAAGGAAGGTCTCCCTGATGTTG CCGTGTGGAATCCATGGGAGAAGAAATCGAAGTCGATGGTGGACTTCGGTGATGAAGAGTACAAACAAATGCTTTGTGTAGATGGTGCAGTTATAGAGAAACCTGTGAACTTGAAGCCTGGAGAGGAGTGGACAGGGAGGATTCAACTCTCAGTTGTGCGATCAAGTTTTTGTAGTGACCGTCTAGGTCTCGACAGAAGTGGTATTTGA
- the LOC11415397 gene encoding K(+) efflux antiporter 3, chloroplastic, with the protein MLESLLASSQTIKGYDLTKQKSPGYSRAVSRIRTSSMFTHYSVDKQVPFQCQSTAASEKFTRRRPLDAPSFSGRNLSYFSKHRQLRWDRLQTNVTYDVASAVEVINDLGLDTLTFLAVTVFIVPSFKLIKASPILGFFCAGVVLNQFGLIRNLEDVKVLSEWGILFLLFEMGLELSLARLKALAKYAFGMGLTQVLLSTLAFTAFELPPNGAVGTKILQFLFHSRSDLVNIRSIDEAVVIGAALSLSSSAFVLQLLAEKGELPTRLGSATLGILLLQDIAVVPLLVILPVLESQNMTEGSIWPMLAQESLKALGGLGLLSFGAKFFLRRIFEVVADTRSSEAFVALCLLTIAGTSLLTQKLGFSDTLGAFLAGAILAETNFRTQIEADIRPFRGLLLGLFFLTTGTSIDMQVLLREWPNVLALLGGLITIKTLIITAIGPRVGLTLQESVRIGLLLSQGGEFGFVVFSLANSLGVLPLELNKLLIIVVVLSMALTPFLNEAGRRAASFIEDKYDVDNKQKDPEMVNFEVNEPVVILGFGQMGQVLANLLSNPMASGGDGDAIGSTYVAFDIDPRVVKTARKLGFPILYGDGSRPAVLQSAGISSPKAIMIMLTEKEKSIEAVQRLRLAFPAVPIYARARDLKHLLDLKKAGATDATLEKAETSLQLGSKMLKGLGMMSDDVSFLSQLVRDSMELQAEEAISQSEYQESNIMEPLQVRVADVMDSRVPVTTNTPKYEVSVPNQEDQASLGRIQKEADLEEQDYELNQAVKLEGNGAPCSKQDIGESSVVGSEDDLGH; encoded by the exons ATGTTGGAATCTTTACTAGCTTCTTCCCAAACCATCAAG GGATATGACCTGACCAAACAAAAGAGTCCCGGTTATTCTCGTGCTGTTTCGCGGATTCGTACAAGTTCTATGTTCACGCATTATTCAGTTGACAAGCAAGTTCCGTTTCAATGTCAAAGTACTGCTGCATCAGAAAAATTCACTAGAAGAAGGCCTCTGGATGCTCCTTCATTTTCTGGTCGGAATTTATCCTATTTCTCCAAGCATAGGCAACTACGGTGGGATCGGTTACAGACAAATGTTACGTATGATGTTGCTAGTGCGGTTGAAGTCATCAATGATTTAGGATTGGATACTCTTACTTTCTTGGCCGTCACTGTCTTTATTGTCCCctcattcaaattaattaaagcCAGTCCT ATACTTGGTTTCTTCTGTGCTGGAGTGGTGCTAAATCAGTTTGGTTTAATTAGGAACCTTGAAGATGTTAAAGTTTTGTCTGAATGGGGAATCCTTTTCCTG CTGTTTGAGATGGGTTTAGAACTTTCCCTAGCACGTCTGAAGGCTCTTGCAAAATATGCCTTTGGAATGGGACTGACTCAG GTTCTACTATCTACTTTAGCATTCACTGCTTTTGAGCTTCCACCAAATGGAGCTGTTGGAACAAAGATATTGCAATTCCTTTTCCACTCAAGGTCTGATCTG GTGAACATCAGGAGTATCGATGAAGCTGTAGTGATTGGGGCTGCTCTCTCTCTGTCATCCTCTGCATTTGTTCTACAG CTTCTTGCAGAGAAAGGCGAGCTTCCTACAAGGCTTGGTTCAGCAACCCTTGGGATACTTCTTTTGCAG GACATAGCTGTTGTACCTCTTTTGGTCATACTTCCAGTACTTGAGAGCCAG AATATGACAGAGGGAAGTATTTGGCCCATGCTTGCTCAAGAAAGTTTGAAGGCATTAGGTGGATTGGGCCTGCTTTCTTTTGGAGCAAAGTTTTTTCTCAGAAGAATTTTTGAG GTTGTAGCAGATACAAGAAGTTCAGAGGCTTTTGTCGCTCTTTGCTTGCTGACTATTGCTGGGACTTCACTACTCACACAGAAATTGGGCTTCAGTGATACG CTTGGAGCATTTTTAGCTGGGGCAATCCTAGCAGAGACAAATTTCAGGACCCAGATTGAAGCTGACATAAGACCATTTAGAGGCTTGCTGCTCGGGTTGTTTTTTCTAACTACAGGAACTTCAATTGACATGCAG GTTCTCTTGAGAGAGTGGCCAAATGTACTTGCGCTCTTGGGGGGTTTAATTACTATCAAGACATTGATCATAACTGCAATTGGTCCTCGTGTTGGCCTTACTTTACAAGAAAGTGTAAGAATAGGATTGCTTCTATCCCAAGGAGGAGAGTTTGGATTTGTAGTATTCTCTTTGGCGAATAG TCTTGGGGTGCTTCCACTTGAGCTGAACAAGCTGCTCATAATTGTTGTTGTATTGTCAATGGCGTTAACCCCATTTCTGAATGAAGCTGGAAGGAGGGCTGCTAGCTTTATTGAAGACAAATATGATGTTGATAAT AAACAGAAAGATCCTGAGATGGTTAACTTCGAAGTTAATGAACCTGTTGTCATCCTTGGATTTGGACAAATGGGCCAG GTCCTTGCCAATTTGCTGTCCAACCCAATGGCTTCAGGGGGAGATGGTGATGCAATAGGATCGACTTATGTGGCATTCGATATTGACCCCAGGGTTGTAAAG ACAGCTAGAAAACTTGGTTTTCCTATTCTATATGGGGATGGATCACGTCCAGCTGTTCTTCAATCTGCcggaatctcttctccaaaaGCTATCATGATTATGCTCACCGAGAAGGAGAAGTCAATTGAAGCTGTTCAGAGGTTACGATTGGCCTTTCCTGCA GTTCCAATATATGCCAGAGCTCGAGATCTAAAACATCTTTTAGATCTGAAGAAAGCAGGTGCAACAGATGCTACTTTGGAAAAGGCAGAG ACTAGCTTACAACTGGGTTCTAAGATGCTGAAAGGTCTCGGGATGATGTCCGATGATGTATCATTTTTGAGTCAGCTTGTTAGAGATTCTATGGAGCTACAAGCTGAAGAAGCAATCAGCCAATCAGAATATCAGGAATCAAATATTATGGAACCATTGCAG GTGAGAGTTGCTGACGTTATGGACTCACGCGTTCCGGTGACAACTAATACACCAAAATATGAAGTATCAGTACCAAACCAGGAAGATCAAGCTTCATTGGGTAGAATTCAGAAGGAAGCAGACCTTGAAGAACAGGATTATGAACTAAATCAAGCTGTTAAATTAGAAGGAAATGGTGCTCCATGTAGCAAACaagatatcggagaaagctcggTGGTTGGATCTGAAGATGATTTAGGACACTAG
- the LOC11406811 gene encoding probable sphingolipid transporter spinster homolog 2, translated as MAQKSEDEPKPATTTSSSSTPNPVPSSVEPNMLPKSTMIPATSWFTPKRLLAIFCVINMLNYLDRGAIASNGVNGHRGTCTDGICKSGTGIQGDFNLTNFQDGVLSSAFMVGLLIASPIFASLSKSVNPFRLIGVGLSVWTVATLCCGLSFNFWSITVCRMLVGVGEASFISLAAPFIDDNAPASQKTVWLSIFYMCIPGGYAIGYVYGGVVGSHFGWRYAFWVEAVLMLPFAILGFVMKPLQLKGFVPAESKKVLAVETVPLGVQDGEASNRNNESHEPSKPKHANRILNQLSLFLKDMKELLSDKVFVVNVLGYIAYNFVIGAYSYWGPKAGYSIYNMTNADMIFGGITIVCGILGTLAGGLVLDYMTNTLSNAFKLLSLTTLVGGAFCFGAFAFKSMYGFLALFAIGELLVFATQGPVNFVCLHCVKPSLRPLSMAMSTVAIHIFGDVPSAPLVGVVQDHINNWRTTALILTTIFFPAAAIWFIGIFLNSKDKFNEESEHQVSRVEGTTTAPLLEEKTAEPKSQEC; from the exons atGGCACAAAAGTCTGAAGATGAACCGAAACCTGCAACaacaacttcttcttcttcaacaccTAACCCTGTTCCTTCTTCTGTGGAACCAAACATGCTCCCCAAGTCCACCATGATTCCTGCAACTTCTTGGTTTACACCTAAAAG ATTACTGGCTATATTTTGTGTGATTAACATGTTGAACTATTTGGACCGAGGAGCAATAGCTAGCAATGGTGTTAATGGACATCGTGGGACTTGCACTGATGGTATCTGCAAGTCTGGAACAGGAATTCA GGGGGATTTTAACTTGACCAATTTTCAAGATGGAGTTCTTTCATCTGCTTTTATGGTTGGACTTCTTATAGCTTCTCCAATATTTGCATCTCTTTCAAAGAG TGTAAACCCCTTTAGACTTATTGGAGTTGGATTGTCAGTTTGGACTGTTGCAACCTTATGCTGTGGTCTTTCTTTCAATTTCTGGTCCATTACAGTCTGTCGCAT GCTCGTTGGTGTTGGCGAGGCTTCATTTATAAGTCTTGCAGCACCTTTCATTGATGATAACGCCCCAGCTTCACAG AAAACAGTGTGGCTTTCTATATTTTACATGTGTATACCAGGGGGATATGCAATTGGCTATGTATATGGTGGAGTG GTTGGAAGTCATTTTGGTTGGCGTTATGCGTTTTGGGTGGAGGCTGTCTTGATGCTTCCATTTGCTATTTTGGGATTTGTTATGAAGCCTTTGCAGTTAAAAG GTTTTGTCCCTGCTGAGTCAAAAAAAGTGCTGGCAGTTGAGACAGTTCCTTTGGGAGTTCAAG ACGGGGAGGCTTCAAATAGAAACAACGAATCGCATGAACCTTCCAA GCCAAAACATGCAAACAGAATATTAAATCAGCTCTCACTATTTCTGAAAGATATGAAAGAACTTTTGTCGGATAAGGTTTTCGTCGTCAACGTTCTAG GTTATATAGCATACAACTTTGTCATTGGTGCTTACTCGTATTGGGGCCCCAAAGCTGGTTATAGTATATATAACATG ACTAATGCAGATATGATATTTGGAGGAATTACAATTGTATGCGGAATATTGGGCACTTTAGCAGGAGGCCTTGTTCTTGATTACATGACTAACACCCTATCAAATGCATTTAAG CTTCTCTCATTGACAACATTAGTTGGCGGTGCATTTTGTTTTGGTGCCTTCGCATTCAAAAGCATGTATGGTTTCCTAGCTCTCTTTGCTATTGGTGAACTACTTGTTTTTGCCACTCAG ggTCCCGTGAATTTTGTATGTCTCCATTGTGTTAAGCCAAGTTTGAGGCCACTATCAATGGCTATGTCTACTGTAGCTATTCATATTTTCGGAGATGTACCTTCCGCGCCTCTTGTTGGAGTTGTCCAG GATCATATTAACAACTGGAGAACTACCGCGTTGATTctaacaacaatattttttccAGCAGCTGCAATATGGTTTATAG GAATATTTTTGAATAGTAAGGATAAATTTAACGAAGAGAGTGAGCATCAAGTATCAAGGGTAGAAGGAACAACCACCGCGCCGTTGCTTGAAGAGAAGACCGCAGAACCTAAATCCCAAGAATGTTAA
- the LOC11413348 gene encoding protein trichome birefringence-like 12 isoform X1 has translation MSPKLPSHLFPFLIILTLASLYYFSSFISLNTLSSSSSTSPSLTISTCNLFKGTWVFDPNHTPLYDDTCPFHRNAWNCIRNQRQNLSLINSWKWVPRGCDMNRIDPFRFLGSMRNKNVGIVGDSLNENLLVSFLCTLRVADGGARKWKKKGAWRGAYFPKFNVTVAYHRAVLLSKYKWQPKQSESGMQDGSEGIHRVDVDVPADEWAKIAGFYDVLLFNTGHWWNHDKFPKEKPLVFYKAGQPIVPPLEMLDGLKVVLGNMITYIEKEFPRNTLKFWRLQSPRHFYGGDWNQNGSCLFNKPLEENELDLWFEPRNNGVNKEARQMNFVIEKVLQGTNIHVVDFTHLSEFRADAHPAIWLGRKDAVAIWGQDCMHWCLPGVPDTWVDILSQLIIDGFGRTSKL, from the exons ATGTCCCCAAAGCTACCTTCACATCTATTCCCTTTCCTCATCATACTAACACTTGCATCTCTCTATTATTTCTCTTCATTCATCTCTCTCAAtacactttcttcttcttcttcaacctcACCATCACTCACAATCTCCACCTGCAACCTCTTCAAAGGTACCTGGGTCTTCGATCCCAATCACACCCCACTCTACGACGACACATGTCCTTTCCATCGAAACGCATGGAATTGCATCAGAAATCAACGGCAAAATTTGAGCTTGATCAATTCATGGAAATGGGTCCCACGTGGCTGCGATATGAATCGGATCGACCCGTTTCGGTTTTTGGGTTCGATGAGAAATAAGAATGTTGGTATTGTTGGAGATTCGCTCAATGAGAATTTATTGGTTTCTTTCTTGTGTACTCTCAGGGTTGCTGATGGGGGTGCACGGAAGTGGAAAAAGAAAGGTGCTTGGAGGGGTGCTTATTTTCCTAAATTTAATGTCACTGTTGCTTATCATCGTGCAGTTTTGCTCTCCAAATACAA GTGGCAGCCAAAGCAATCTGAATCTGGGATGCAAGATGGATCAGAAGGTATTCATCGAGTTGACGTGGATGTTCCTGCAGATGAATGGGCTAAAATTGCAGGTTTCTATGATGTCCTGCTGTTTAATACTGGTCACTG GTGGAATCATGACAAATTCCCAAAGGAGAAACCTCTTGTCTTCTATAAAGCAGGACAACCAATAGTTCCTCCACTCGAGATGTTAGATGGACTTAAAGTTGTTCTTGGTAACATGATCACATATATAGAAAAAGAATTTCCTAGAAACACACTTAAGTTCTGGCGTTTACAATCCCCAAGGCACTTTTATGGCGGAGATTGGAATCAAAACGGTAGCTGCTTGTTCAACAAGCCACTTGAGGAGAACGAG CTTGATTTGTGGTTTGAGCCCAGGAACAACGGAGTTAACAAGGAAGCAAGACAGATGAATTTTGTGATTGAAAAGGTATTACAGGGCACAAACATCCATGTGGTTGACTTTACGCATTTAAGCGAGTTTAGAGCTGATGCTCATCCAGCCATATGGCTAGGAAGGAAAGACGCAGTTGCAATTTGGGGTCAGGATTGCATGCATTGGTGTCTGCCGGGTGTCCCTGACACATGGGTTGATATTTTATCACAACTAATCATTGATGGTTTTGGTAGAACTAGTAAGTTGTAG
- the LOC11407725 gene encoding glutamyl-tRNA reductase 2, chloroplastic: MSMAASSSTDHTLRSSVKFSPAQFPKSTFAPQRLSFTTPKIPKCTLRSDNPLPQNFIVSKPSPLEILKTSSADRYTKEKSSIIVIGLNVHTAPVEMREKLAIPEAQWPQVIQELCALNHIEEAAVLSTCNRIEIYLVALSQHRGVREVTDWISKKSGVSVPEISKHQILLYNKDATQHLFEVAAGLDSLVLGEGQILSQVKQVVKSGQGVPGFDRKISGLFKQAISVGKRVRTETNISSGSVSVSSAAVELALMKRLESSFGDAKVLVIGAGKMGKLVIKHLVAKGCRKMVVVNRSEEKVNAIRKELKDVDIVYRPLSEMMECAAEADVIFTGTASESLLFSKENVEILPPVGQGVRRRLFVDISIPRNVDPGVSELENALVYNVDDLREVVDANKEDRQRKAMEARGIIKEELNTFEAWKDSLETVPTIKKFRAYVERIRASELEKCLSKMRGDVSKEQKEAMYALSMGIVNKLLHGPMQHLRCDGNDTKCLDEVLENMRALNRMYDLETEISLMEEKIRVKMEKAKK, from the exons ATGTCAATGGCGGCTTCCTCCTCCACCGATCACACTCTTCGctcctccgtcaaattttcCCCTGCTCAATTTCCTAAATCCACATTCGCTCCCCAACGACTCTCTTTTACCACCCCCAAAATTCCCAAATGCACCCTTCGTTCTGATAATCCCCTTCCTCAAAACTTCATCGTTTCCAAACCTTCTCCTCTCGAGATCCTTAAAACCTCTTCAGCTGACA gaTATACAAAGGAGAAAAGCAGCATAATTGTGATTGGACTCAACGTTCATACAGCTCCCGTTGAGATGCGTGAGAAACTTGCAATTCCAGAAGCACAGTGGCCTCAAGTTATTCAAGAGTTATGTGCTCTTAATCATATTGAAGAAGCAGCTGTTCTCAGCACATGTAATCGTATTGAGATATACCTTGTTGCCCTCTCTCAACACCGCGGTGTTAGAGAAGTCACCGATTGGATCTCCAAG AAAAGTGGGGTTTCGGTACCTGAGATTTCTAAACATCAGATCTTGTTGTATAATAAGGACGCCACACAACATCTGTTTGAAGTAGCTGCTGGTCTTGACTCCCTTGTTCTTGGAGAGGGTCAAATTCTTTCTCAGGTTAAACAAGTTGTTAAATCTGGACAAGGGGTGCCAGGTTTTGATAGGAAAATTAGTGGTTTGTTCAAGCAGGCTATCTCTGTTGGAAAACGGGTTCGAACTGAGACTAACATTTCGTCTGGGTCGGTTTCTGTTAGTTCAGCTGCTGTGGAGTTGGCGCTTATGAAGCGTTTGGAGTCTTCTTTCGGTGATGCTAAGGTGTTGGTAATTGGGGCGGGGAAGATGGGGAAGCTAGTGATTAAACATTTGGTTGCTAAAGGGTGTCGAAAAATGGTTGTTGTTAATAGAAGTGAAGAGAAAGTCAATGCCATTAGGAAGGAGTTGAAGGATGTTGACATAGTATATAGACCTCTTTCTGAGATGATGGAATGTGCTGCTGAGGCTGATGTGATCTTCACTGGTACTGCATCTGAGTCCCTTTTGTTCTCAAAAGAGAACGTGGAGATTCTTCCTCCGGTTGGCCAAGGTGTGAGAAGACGGCTCTTCGTTGATATATCGATTCCAAGGAATGTGGATCCGGGTGTGTCGGAACTGGAGAATGCGCTAGTGTACAATGTGGATGATCTTCGGGAAGTTGTTGATGCTAACAAGGAGGATAGACAACGGAAAGCTATGGAAGCGCGTGGAATTATTAAGGAGGAATTGAATACATTTGAGGCGTGGAAAGACTCTCTTGAAACTGTTCCTACTATTAAGAAATTTAGAGCTTATGTTGAAAGGATTAGAGCTTCTGAGCTGGAAAAATGTTTGTCAAAGATGCGTGGTGACGTCTCGAAGGAACAGAAAGAAGCAATGTATGCCCTTAGTATGGGTATTGTGAATAAGCTACTTCATGGTCCTATGCAGCATCTGAGGTGTGATGGGAACGATACTAAATGTCTTGATGAAGTCCTTGAAAACATGCGTGCTCTCAACAGAATGTATGATCTTGAGACAGAAATATCATTGATGGAAGAAAAGATCAGAGTCAAGATGGAAAAGGCTAAGAAGTAA
- the LOC11413348 gene encoding protein trichome birefringence-like 12 isoform X2, with the protein MSPKLPSHLFPFLIILTLASLYYFSSFISLNTLSSSSSTSPSLTISTCNLFKGTWVFDPNHTPLYDDTCPFHRNAWNCIRNQRQNLSLINSWKWVPRGCDMNRIDPFRFLGSMRNKNVGIVGDSLNENLLVSFLCTLRVADGGARKWKKKGAWRGAYFPKFNVTVAYHRAVLLSKYKWQPKQSESGMQDGSEGIHRVDVDVPADEWAKIAGFYDVLLFNTGHWWNHDKFPKEKPLVFYKAGQPIVPPLEMLDGLKVVLGNMITYIEKEFPRNTLKFWRLQSPRHFYGGDWNQNGSCLFNKPLEENEEQRS; encoded by the exons ATGTCCCCAAAGCTACCTTCACATCTATTCCCTTTCCTCATCATACTAACACTTGCATCTCTCTATTATTTCTCTTCATTCATCTCTCTCAAtacactttcttcttcttcttcaacctcACCATCACTCACAATCTCCACCTGCAACCTCTTCAAAGGTACCTGGGTCTTCGATCCCAATCACACCCCACTCTACGACGACACATGTCCTTTCCATCGAAACGCATGGAATTGCATCAGAAATCAACGGCAAAATTTGAGCTTGATCAATTCATGGAAATGGGTCCCACGTGGCTGCGATATGAATCGGATCGACCCGTTTCGGTTTTTGGGTTCGATGAGAAATAAGAATGTTGGTATTGTTGGAGATTCGCTCAATGAGAATTTATTGGTTTCTTTCTTGTGTACTCTCAGGGTTGCTGATGGGGGTGCACGGAAGTGGAAAAAGAAAGGTGCTTGGAGGGGTGCTTATTTTCCTAAATTTAATGTCACTGTTGCTTATCATCGTGCAGTTTTGCTCTCCAAATACAA GTGGCAGCCAAAGCAATCTGAATCTGGGATGCAAGATGGATCAGAAGGTATTCATCGAGTTGACGTGGATGTTCCTGCAGATGAATGGGCTAAAATTGCAGGTTTCTATGATGTCCTGCTGTTTAATACTGGTCACTG GTGGAATCATGACAAATTCCCAAAGGAGAAACCTCTTGTCTTCTATAAAGCAGGACAACCAATAGTTCCTCCACTCGAGATGTTAGATGGACTTAAAGTTGTTCTTGGTAACATGATCACATATATAGAAAAAGAATTTCCTAGAAACACACTTAAGTTCTGGCGTTTACAATCCCCAAGGCACTTTTATGGCGGAGATTGGAATCAAAACGGTAGCTGCTTGTTCAACAAGCCACTTGAGGAGAACGAG GAACAACGGAGTTAA
- the LOC11416416 gene encoding peptide methionine sulfoxide reductase B5 isoform X1, with the protein MMVNILRITPLSSFNVTKPISSIRSNPTFLFNSLPTISIRQPKRGFRGGIVAMSAAPTPGSVQKSEEEWQAILSPEQFRILRQKGTEYPGTGEYDKFFGEGVYSCAGCGTPLYKSTTKFNSGCGWPAFYEGVPGAINRHADPDGMRIEITCAACGGHLGHVFKGEGFPTPTNERHCVNSISLKFAPANS; encoded by the exons ATGATGGTGAATATCCTAAGGATAACacctctttcttctttcaacgTCACCAAACCCATTTCCTCAATTCGTTCTAACCCTACCTTTCTCTTCAACTCTCTCCCTACCATTTCCATTCGTCAACCGAAGCGTGGTTTTCGCGGTGGAATTGTTGCCATGTCTGCTGCACCTACTCCTGGCTCGGTCCAGAAATCGGAGGAAGAATGGCAAGCTATTCTCTCCCCCGAGCAGTTTCGGATTCTCAGGCAGAAAGGCACTGA GTACCCTGGAACAGGAGAATATGACAAGTTCTTTGGGGAGGGAGTCTACAGTTGTGCAGGTTGCGGGACTCCACTCTACAAGTCAACGACAAAATTCAATTCCGGTTGTGGCTGGCCAGCCTTCTATGAGGGTGTTCCTGGAGCCATAAACCGCCAC GCGGACCCAGATGGAATGAGGATAGAAATAACATGTGCTGCTTGTGGGGGACATCTCGGTCATGTATTTAAAGGTGAAGGATTTCCGACACCCACGAACGAACGCCATTGTGTCAATAGCATTTCACTAAAATTTGCGCCAGCCAATTCCTAG
- the LOC11416416 gene encoding peptide methionine sulfoxide reductase B5 isoform X2, which produces MLSKEHKDLLQSFVNMQLICWSMVFGGSGVIGVTTKSSNMIIFTGGDSILSYLRYPGTGEYDKFFGEGVYSCAGCGTPLYKSTTKFNSGCGWPAFYEGVPGAINRHADPDGMRIEITCAACGGHLGHVFKGEGFPTPTNERHCVNSISLKFAPANS; this is translated from the exons ATGCTGTCAAAAGAACATAAAGATCTCTTGCAAAGTTTTGTCAACATGCAATTAATTTGTTGGAGTATGGTTTTTGGGGGCAGTGGTGTTATTGGAGTAACTACTAAATCTTCTAACATGATAATATTCACGGGAGGAGATAGCATTTTATCTTACTTGAG GTACCCTGGAACAGGAGAATATGACAAGTTCTTTGGGGAGGGAGTCTACAGTTGTGCAGGTTGCGGGACTCCACTCTACAAGTCAACGACAAAATTCAATTCCGGTTGTGGCTGGCCAGCCTTCTATGAGGGTGTTCCTGGAGCCATAAACCGCCAC GCGGACCCAGATGGAATGAGGATAGAAATAACATGTGCTGCTTGTGGGGGACATCTCGGTCATGTATTTAAAGGTGAAGGATTTCCGACACCCACGAACGAACGCCATTGTGTCAATAGCATTTCACTAAAATTTGCGCCAGCCAATTCCTAG